The genomic DNA GTGCATATTACATGATGCACACACTCCATAGGACAGCCCTGCTGTCCAGAGATGTTGGCCTGGCACCTGGGAAGCACGTCCATCGCTCTGTTCTCTACATCTAGTGTGCAGCAAGAAAGAAAAACAGCAACTAAATAAACCCTCACCCTGAAATGGAAGCAGCAAGGGTATAAAACTGGGGAGAAACATTACAGAGCcatctctacagtacagaggtcctgtatacagtatgtgcacaATCACATCAGCGTTTGCATGGCACACCAAAAACACACTTTTACACAGTATCATGGTAGACATTTTGACGTACAATGACAGAGGCAATGTTCAGCTAATTTAACACTTTCTTTGAGGTCAAGATTTTAGTGGTAAGTGGCTGTTTGGGTTATGCCCAATAGAACCAAAACCTTTTCAAAaaccaaaataaaaaaaacaggcaACTGACACATTTCAATAAAATAGcatatgtacatacatacatacatacacaaacacagcaTAAGTGATTAAAACTGGAAGGACACTGCTTGCAGTAAAACAGTGTCCGCACAGGAACTGGAGTCATTGGGAAGAACTAAGTCTCTGCTCTCCATATTAACAGACACGtacatacagtactatacagCAGTATATTCTGTAACGTCATCgactactgtacatacatatttacatacagtaaatGCGTCATGTGCTCTCATACGTGGGAGAAATGCATGTGCAATATGAAcctattcaaaatgtattttttcatAAATAGTTCACAGTAACCATtctcatgcacaaacacacaaatactgAACTTATAAAATAATTTCAAAAGCAAATATGACTGCAACATTGTAAAACAAACTGAAAaacggaagaaaaaaaaatatggtAAAGTAGCTAGATGTTAAATTATAATTGAAAATAATATCAATTGTTACACGAAGACAAGCTGAGTGGAATGAACGACTTTTCAGGGGAGCAgtactgagacagggagagaaagaacaAGGATGGAAGTGGAAGACATCATGGATCTCATGGCCTCATGCATAAGGAATGGTGTGACCCTCCAGAGTCCCACAGAGGAAAGATCAGAGAGAAGCCGTCTCTGGAACCTAAAGAAGACTTTGTACGACTCCCAATGCAACTGCTCACAATTTTGATTCTGCAGCGCAACTCAGTTCAAAGACCAAGTCTCAGATGCAATAAAGGACATGATTACAGACAAGCGTGGGTCAACCAACaactacagagggagagaagttatattttatttatttaactgggcaagtcagttaagaacaaatgtctattttcaatgacggcctaggaacagtgggttaactgccttgttcaggggcggaacaacatatttttaccttgtcagctctgggattcgatgaacgctctaaccactaggctacctgccgcccctatgcTCAACTTATAAAACTGACAAAGAGCAGCTTGAATAAGATTAGCATTCAACGTAGCCAGAAGCAAAGCAAAATCGCAAGAGGGTTTGATAGTGGACGCCGATCTCAGAAAGGACCTCTACAAAACACTGGTAAACCCAGGCCTAGACACAGGCTAATGGGAAGGGAGGGCAGTAAAGGAGCTGCAAGATGGCTTTCTCAGCCCCATTGCTATGTCATATGTTTACCACTGTACTGTTGCTGAATCTCAGGTGAGGTTTGGCTGGTGAGTGTCTAGACATTGGAGGTTCAGCAGATTTAAGATTATAAACCAGACAACTATGGACTACCCTGCATACAACATACAGCCCGAAGAGATCCGATACGGCATGTGATCCTCTCACCTGACAGGAGCAGGTCTGTAGAACTGCTTGAACAAAATGAAAAGCACCACATCACCGTGGCGTCAGAGGTAGAATGGTCCCAGAAGACTCCTGGAATTATATGTAGACGTTCTGCAACAGGTAAAGGTTGGAAGCTTGGAGGATATTATAGCATCAAGGAAGAAGGAATTACTTTTGTTACAGAAGTGGAATCATACTGCAGTACTTGCAGGGAGGGCTATGGTCTTTTTGTGTTTTATTATTTTGGGATCTGAATTGTTTGAAAATGATTTGTGACATCTATTTGGCTCATCCCAAAATTATTCAAATCCCCAAATACAAAGCAGGCTCAGAAGCAGAGGAAATGGATTCTATGCTTGTATAATTTACAATCACATTTCTAATATCACATCGTTAGTAAACAACCGACCACCTGGAACAGATCATCTGTAACACAGAGGTGAAAAGAGGAAGAAAATGTTTCAGCATACCAACTCTCCAGGACCATTGTGATGTCACACATTTGACCTATCACATGATAGTCATTGTCCTCCAAACAACATACTGCACATCAAATGAATGGTGCTTTGTGTTATGACTTGTTTATGGTCTCTAAGTGTCATATTGCTTACTGTAAAAATGTTGACTGAAGCTAAGATAGATAAGCAGGACAAATACAGCATGGACAACCACGCCCTCTTCTCCCCTTTGTTTTCAGcacatggtgagagagagagagagcaaaatcaATATCATCTGATTATCAACTCTAAGACAGCAACTAAGCCAATCAACACAATTTGTACCATAAACCAATGGTAAAGCAAACAGAACATTGAATGATAAAGTCTATGTAATATCCACTGCTTGTGAAAGTCAGGGTATATATAGGATAGTGATTATAATGAGGAATATGgtggtgatgataatgatgatgatgataatgatgaagcTGTAATTCTGATATCTGGACAGCTAGAAAGGCAAAGGACCAGGAATGAAAATAGCTTTTTTAAGTCCTGATGGAGACCAGGTCTTCTGTACGAGGTTCAtcttcacacacacattcattgaGCTCCATGCAAAAACAGTCTACCATCTGGATTGTGGTATAATATTTGGATTGTTTCTTTAAACTTCAATATGATGtggatttatatttatattatttaaatgtatatttatatatgtattattctatatatacacacacatttgttttttttaagactatccctctcccctctccaaaATCTGTTACCCTCTCCAGCTCagagtgggggatggagggatgggtggaggagtgtccctccatccttcctgtcaGCTCCTGGCCCCCCCCGGCAGTGCTCTCTCTGGGCTGGTCTGGTCCCTCTGTGCTCTGGGATGAGTGGAGGTGAaggtggaggtagaggaagaggtggaggtggtggggcACTCCCATTCTCGGCCTGGCTCTGGGGAAAGAGATCGGAGCAGGAGGGTGCCAGCGTCCGAGGAGCAGATGGAGCACAGGTCTTCAGAAGAGAAATTGAGGCTGCCCAGTTTGGCCAGTGAGTTGGAGCGTTTTAGGCTTGAGGGGACGGTGAGGCCGGCCAGCCGCATGCGGGTCTCGATCTCCTGAGCCCTCTGGCGCACCAGGCCGGGTTTGCCCCTTACACTGCGGATGCTGTCACTGCTAGAGCTACGTGTCAGTGTGGAGCCATGGGGGGAGGAGGTGGGCGTCAGACCCCCAGATCCCACTGCCCCCAGCAGGGTCTCATTAGGCAGAGGAACCACCAGCGGCTCTAGGCGTACTGGGCATGGTGTGGAGGACTTGGGGAAGTCTCCTGGGAAAGCTGAGAACCTCCCCTCCACAGGACAGGTGCCCTCTCTTGCCCCTGAGCTGGGAGTTTCTGGAAGCTCCAGGGGATGAAGCCCCTCTAGGGACAGACCTGACAGCCTCTCCAGCCTCTCTGCCCTCCGGCGGACTAGCCCTGACCTCTGTAGCTGCACTAGAGTCTCCTGCTGCTGTGCCACGTTGCAGGCCACCACCGGCCTTTCCTTCTCCAGGCTCAGCAGCTCTGGGACAAGGAGAGCCTCAGAGACCCCTAAAAGCTTCCCTTCCCCACCCTCAGATTCACCCTCCAGAATATCAGCCCTGTCCTCAGATGTCAGCGAGTAAGGGGAGTCCTGGGCATCAGGTATAAGTGTAGAGGGCGGGGCAACACAGTTGGCACAGTCACACAGCAGGCTACAGGGGTGTAGCAGGCTGGGGGAACAGGGTGTGTCGGGGgaggtgagtgagagagggaacgTGGGACTGTGGACCTCCACCGAGACACTTAACCCCACACCCCTCCCCAGTGTGCTAAGGCAGAGATCTGCGTCCTGGGTCAGTATCTCCACTCCATGGCTGAGCTTGTCGTCTGATCGAGAGAGGCCTGAAGGCTTGACTGTGTGAGCAGGTTTGGAAGGAGCAGTGTCCTAAACAGAGGGGAAACAAAAAGTCAGAAACAAAGAATAACCATTACACTTTATGAGTGCAGTTATCTATTTACCATGAGCTACTACATATACATATGAATTGGTTGTATATTACAGAGACAGAAGACCCCATAATGAAAACCGCTCCACACTTACATTGAGGCTGGACAGGGTATTAAAGTGGTTGTTATTGTTGGAGTTCTGGTTCAGGGTTACCAGGTCCAGCTCAttgccctctttctctccctcctcttcctgaaccatctccacctctccttcaccaTCCCCTCGTCCTGcactctcccctcttcctcctggcTGTGCTAGTGCCTCCATCTCTGCCTCCTCTTTCTGcgcctcctcctcatcctcctcctccacggTGCTGAACTCCAGACGTAGGCGCAGCTCCTCCAGGGGCTCTGGTCCTCGGCAGCAAGTCTGCGCCGCTGTCCCCTCCCCAGCCTGACCAAAGTGGGTAAGGCCTTCTCGTCCCCCGAAGGCCTCGTCATCCAGCAGAGCATCCCGCTCCACGTCCTCTATCTCTATAAAGACCCGCTCCATGTCCAGGAGGGGCGGAGCGCGCACCGGTGTGGAGGGGTCACTGTCCAGGGCCGAGTCAGACAGCCTGCgaaagtagtagttgttgtaAGCGGGGTCCACTTCCAGACTGATCATCCTGCAGGGGGAGAGGGGATGTGCCACCCCCTTCTCCCCCAAAGCCTCCTCATAGCAGGGGGACATCACCGGTTCAGGGGTCTGATTACCTGGGTCCTCCCTCCCACAGCACTGGCCCTCAGGGAGGTCGCAGTCTGGGTCGGGACGATCGGGACGCCACAGCTTGTTGTGACGTTGCTTACTGGAAGTGGACAAAAGGGAGGTAAGGAGGAGCTTGGGAGATATACTCAGATAATACACATAACATACAGAAAAATCTATAACGTAGGGCAGTATTTCAGTGCTTTGATCCCTTGCTGGGCTTCCTTAGTCGATCTGGGCTATGGTAATTACAGAGGGCGTAGTGTGACTGTACCTGGCGTCCAGGATGCCTTCGTACTCAGCCAGCTGTCTCATGAAGCCTGTGTTGGGCCGTGTGATGCTTCTTTTCTGCTTGACAAAGTTGTAGGCCTTCTCCAGCGACCAACCATACTCCTTCATGGCGTAGGCAATAACGGTGGAGGCCGAGCGGCTGACGCCCATCTTACAGTGGACCAGACACTTGGAGTGGTTCTTCCTGGTAGGGTTAACGCAACATGAATGCAGAGTAGTTAGGAGAATCAGTAGAATCCTCTGCTAGTTCTGTCACTCAGACGAAGATAATGACAGCCTTTGGGTTGCTAGTGGTAACCATCTTCAGCTCCCTTCTCTAGGACAACTTGGTCACAGACAGTGGCACACTGCCTCATGTCACTTTAATTACATTCCAGTCAAGTCACTCACAGTTCTCTGGAAGCTACTATTACTGTACCTCAATTGAAAGCAGCAGAAAGATACATTTACTATCATCGTGGTTCTGACTAAGAGCCACCTATCTATGTGTATGAATAAAAAGAGGATTACACAGGAGTGAGTAATAGTAAGAAATTGCTTGCTTTATCAGCTGTGTCTCTCACTATCTCTGTCCTTCGGTCACTCTTACCTGTTTCAAGGCTAACAGGACTTACTTTGCTTTAACAATGAAGTTGTAAGTCTCGTTCCAGTGGGCCAGCAGGTCTGTAGTCTCCTCATCATAGACCCGTATGTTCTGGTAGGAGAATGTTCCTGGGAAGAAGTTATCTATCTCCCTGGTGACGTTGAGGATATAACCCACCCTGGTAAGGAGACGGTTATTGGAtgaagatagacagacagatactaTCCCCATAATATCCTGACATATCATGACAACCTTTGAGTTTAATAAAATAAAAGTCCACAATTTTATGGAATAGAAATGTTTGGAAGCTGGCAAAAGGCTCCATTTATTTACCCAGTGTCCTGAAGCTCCTCCAGATTGGAGGCATTCCATTCAGATCCCTgcaaacaaatgtggaaaaatgttAGTTAGACTGAACATATAGTTATGACATTTATAGCGATGGGCTGTCCAAATGTTGCTCTTCCAGGGTACTTCTCTGCTAGCAGTATCAGCCAAATATCATGGCTTCAGTAGGCCAAATCTCATTGAGACAAATAGATCCTATCTCAACCAATGAGAAACTCTAAAATGTACTAGATCAATCAGATTAAGTAGAGTTTGAGTAGCTCGAATGCCAGTCTGCTTGTGCTTCTTGTCACTCGTTGTCATGCCAATGACAACAACAGTGTTTGCAAGAACACAAACAGATATGGGAACAGGCCAGAGTTTGAGCATTGCCAAGCAGTTCTGGATGGGAAAATGTTGCCACGTGACTAACCAAGTAGAGGTGATCAAAGATGAGTGTTGCCTTGTCCATCTGGCCCAGGATCAGCAGCATCTCGTTGTCGATGAACTCCTTGTACTGCATCAGGTTACAGCTCATATGCTGCTCCAGCTCTGTTCGGATCTGACAGGACAGCACAGTCATAAACTCCCAACCACTTTATATTCTACTGTTTCTCCTTGTAATATTACTGATTAAGGTTTCAAATACATAAATAGCCTGAAGACTACACTACAAGTCATTAAGACTGTaataaaaatgtttgtttttaatacttcatcccaaatgacaccctattcagtggtccctggtcaaagtagtgcactacaaagagATGGCACGCAGTTCATGTTCATGCCTCCCCCTGTTCACCTGTTTAGAGGTGACATTCTCCAGATCCTGGAACATCATGATGCTTCGGAGTTTGGCTTTGATAAGGCACtcggtcctctccctctctgtgggcCTGCATCAGCGGACACAAACACAGAGGTTTCATCAGCACACTACTCTACTCTCAGTCCAAGGGTCAGTCAGAACCAGCAGCCCTCCATGACCAGCACACGTttcatatacactatatatacaaaagtatttggactccacttcaaattagtggattcggctatttcaaccaGATctgttactgacaggtgtataaaatcgagcacacagccatgcaatctccatagacaaacactggcagtagaatggccttactgaagagctcagtgactttcaatgtggcaccgtcataggatgtcaactttccaacatgtcagtttgtcaaattcctgctagagcttccccggtcaactgtaagtgctgttaatgtgaagtggaaacgtttaggagcaacaacagctcagctgcgaagttgtaggccacacaagctcagaacaggaccacagagtgctgaggtgcgtaaaaatcgtctgtcctcagatGCAAACACTCACTTcctagttccaaactgcctctggaagcaacatcagcacaataactgtttgtctggagcttcatgaagtgggtttccatggctgagcagccgcacacaagcctaagatcaccatttgcaatgccaagcatcggctggagtggtgtaaagctcgccatcattggactctggagcagtggaattagtggattcggctattctctcacgcttcactatctgcagtccaacggacaaatcttggtttggcggatgccaggagcacgctacctgcctcaatgcatagtgccaactgtaaagtttggtgtaggaataatggtctgggctgttttCTTGGTTTAGGCttgaccccttagttccagtgaagggaaatcttaacaattacattgtttagggtctgtgcttccagctttgtggcaacagttagcggaaggccctttcctgtttcagcatgacaatgcccctgtgcacaaagcgaggtccatacagaaatgctttgtccaaagcggtgtggaagaacttgactggcctgcacagagccctgacctcaaccccatcgaacacctttgggatgaattggaccgtcgactgcgagccaagcctaattGCTCAACATCAGTGCTTGACCTCAATAATgcctgtggctgaatggaaacaagtccccgcagcaatgttccaacatctcgtggaaatccttcccagaagagtggaggctgttataacagctccatattaatgctaatgattttgaaatgagatgttcgatgagcaggtatagttatttcatattttcattGGCAATTTCTGTTGACTCACTTGTCAACAAACATGGTGGGGGAGTCAGGCCTCAAGGTCTCCAGGTCTCTCATGGCATTCCACTCATTGATGCAGCTCTGCTCCGAGGAGATGCAACTCTCATAAAAGCCCATCCAGGTGAGGGCCATGCCCCCGGGGAAGTAGTTGTACCTGCGGGACACCTCACACACCTTGTGGAGGATCTGCAAAGCCGACCTGGGACAAGGGTTAGAAAGAGACACGGGTCAATAGTGGGTCAATTCATCTTTAAATCAACCATCTTTGTTAATCTGGGAGAAAAGAGGTGCAGTATTTTCGACCTATAAGTTTTTAATGTGTATTGAGCTGATTCACATGAATTAATTTTTAAACTGagtatctgtaaagcactttgtgacaactgcggatgtaaaaagagctttataaaaaacatttgattgatttattgttGCATGCACCTGCATCTCTACCCCACTAGACAGCAAAGTGAGTCAGTATGGAAATGCCTCAACAGTGTGTTCTGTTATGAAGTCAGCAGCCAATGTATTGATGTGGTATTGCTTCAATAACAACAATGTATTAAGCAGTCATTCCTACGGTTGTCTACTCACCACATGGCCTGTACAGACACAGGTTTGAAGACATGATTCCGGCTCACTGTGTTCACACTGAAACCCCTGAGGGAGACAAGACAGGCGGTGACTCTCCCTGATCACACACTGATTAATACCCAGTAACCACTACTTCAACATAACTGGCTCTATCAAAATACAAGTCATTTTAGTACTTTAGGCTGTGTGAAAGGAGAAGGTGATACCTGTAATAAGCTCAGTATCCTTTTCTGTACAGGTATTCAAGTTATTACAGTTTTAACCAAAACAGAGCTGTTTCTCCCCTGAATGGACAGCAGGGGGCTGGCTGCCTGACTGATGGGACAGATATAGAAGAGTTGTATCTCTATGGGGGACTCACTCACCCGTCTCCATCCAGATGGATCTTGGTGTCACTCCACAGAGGCAGCACCATGCCAACGGAGCAGCTTTTACTgggaacaacacacacagacacgttccCAGCAGATCAACACAACATCTGGTTTTACGTTCCAAAACAACTTTAAATGGAGATGCTGCTACAACAAGGGTCTAACACCTGCATCAAAGACGACCATAGCAAGTGAGCAGACATGCGAGCGGGCCCAGACCCATACACACCTGTCCTTGTTGCTGAAGTCTATTCCCAGCAGGATGTTCTCCTCTGTGTCCTGTCGTCCGCTGGTGTACACCACCACCATGTAACGCACTCTGTCTGACCAGGCACTCTCCAACCGCACCGCCTGTAGCAGAGGACACGACCGCTTCATCAACTCTTTCACACAAACAACTAGGCTGCTACATGTCCATCCACCTCTACCAACAAGTCAACCTGCTTAATACAAATTGACTCTGAACATTGATGGTAAACAAAGCCTGACCCTGGGAAAATGAACACCCATACAGTccaaccattacacacacacacacacacacacacacacacacacacacaaacacattccagTCCTCTAAAGTCATTTCTCTCAGTCAAAAACAGTTTGTAAATACATGGGAAGCATGATTCCAATGGAGTGTGAGAACATAGTGGtaggttttatttatttcacctttatttaaccaggtaggctagttgagaacaagttctcatttgcaactgcgacctggccaagataaagcgtagcaatttgacacatacaacagagttacacatggaataaacaaaacacacagtcaataatacagtaaaacaaaagaaaacaaaaagtctatatacagtgagtgcaaatgaggtaagttaaggtaataaataggccatggtggcgaagtaattacaatatagcaattaaacactggaatggtagatcggcagaaaatgaatgtgcaggtagagatactggtgtgcaaaggagcaaaataaataaatatataccagtatggggatgaggtaggtagatagatgggctgtttacagataggctaagtacaggtgcagtgatctgtaaaatgctctgacagctggtgcttaaagctag from Oncorhynchus clarkii lewisi isolate Uvic-CL-2024 chromosome 30, UVic_Ocla_1.0, whole genome shotgun sequence includes the following:
- the LOC139389463 gene encoding protein phosphatase Slingshot homolog 1-like isoform X2, whose amino-acid sequence is MALVTLQRSPTPSAASTASTTTTNVGEDFGSDYERQLNQSLSESFFMVKGAALFLQQGSSPQGQKAHPHHKHAGDLPQHLQVMINILRFEDRIKLAVRLESAWSDRVRYMVVVYTSGRQDTEENILLGIDFSNKDSCSVGMVLPLWSDTKIHLDGDGGFSVNTVSRNHVFKPVSVQAMWSALQILHKVCEVSRRYNYFPGGMALTWMGFYESCISSEQSCINEWNAMRDLETLRPDSPTMFVDKPTERERTECLIKAKLRSIMMFQDLENVTSKQIRTELEQHMSCNLMQYKEFIDNEMLLILGQMDKATLIFDHLYLGSEWNASNLEELQDTGVGYILNVTREIDNFFPGTFSYQNIRVYDEETTDLLAHWNETYNFIVKAKKNHSKCLVHCKMGVSRSASTVIAYAMKEYGWSLEKAYNFVKQKRSITRPNTGFMRQLAEYEGILDASKQRHNKLWRPDRPDPDCDLPEGQCCGREDPGNQTPEPVMSPCYEEALGEKGVAHPLSPCRMISLEVDPAYNNYYFRRLSDSALDSDPSTPVRAPPLLDMERVFIEIEDVERDALLDDEAFGGREGLTHFGQAGEGTAAQTCCRGPEPLEELRLRLEFSTVEEEDEEEAQKEEAEMEALAQPGGRGESAGRGDGEGEVEMVQEEEGEKEGNELDLVTLNQNSNNNNHFNTLSSLNDTAPSKPAHTVKPSGLSRSDDKLSHGVEILTQDADLCLSTLGRGVGLSVSVEVHSPTFPLSLTSPDTPCSPSLLHPCSLLCDCANCVAPPSTLIPDAQDSPYSLTSEDRADILEGESEGGEGKLLGVSEALLVPELLSLEKERPVVACNVAQQQETLVQLQRSGLVRRRAERLERLSGLSLEGLHPLELPETPSSGAREGTCPVEGRFSAFPGDFPKSSTPCPVRLEPLVVPLPNETLLGAVGSGGLTPTSSPHGSTLTRSSSSDSIRSVRGKPGLVRQRAQEIETRMRLAGLTVPSSLKRSNSLAKLGSLNFSSEDLCSICSSDAGTLLLRSLSPEPGREWECPTTSTSSSTSTFTSTHPRAQRDQTSPERALPGGARS